The Opitutales bacterium ASA1 genome window below encodes:
- the xerC gene encoding tyrosine recombinase XerC, with the protein MSTAENAPAAEDGAMVFAEWVAPFVAHLAGERRVSPYTLRNYTHAVERFFGWLQASGRWRGSLDRIESRELRDFLIESQHRVGRRTLHNHMSALRALFKYWMRHGRLERNPASGLVLPRLEKPLPKFMTERQVSLLLEMPTRLLDNEATDPFLAWRDRLILELLYGAGLRVSELCALTYGQIDLEDGIARILGKGNKVRLCPLGKVATAVLRHWRTNFARDKERSSPVVVSVRHEPLTPRHVQLMLKKYLALAGLPMDLTPHKLRHSFATHLLDRGADLRLVQDLLGHESLATTQVYTHVGIARLQQIHRNAHPRA; encoded by the coding sequence GTGAGTACGGCGGAGAATGCTCCGGCGGCGGAGGACGGCGCGATGGTCTTCGCCGAGTGGGTCGCTCCGTTCGTCGCACATCTCGCGGGCGAGCGGCGCGTGTCGCCGTATACACTCCGCAACTACACCCACGCGGTGGAGCGCTTCTTCGGCTGGTTGCAGGCGTCCGGTCGGTGGCGCGGTTCGCTCGACCGGATCGAGTCGCGCGAGCTGCGCGATTTCCTCATCGAAAGCCAGCACCGCGTCGGTCGGCGCACGCTTCACAACCACATGTCGGCGCTGCGCGCGCTCTTCAAGTACTGGATGCGCCACGGTCGCCTCGAGCGCAACCCGGCCTCGGGACTCGTGTTGCCGCGGCTGGAGAAGCCGTTGCCGAAGTTCATGACCGAGCGGCAGGTGTCGCTCTTGTTGGAGATGCCGACTCGTCTGCTCGACAACGAGGCCACGGACCCGTTTCTCGCATGGCGCGACCGCTTGATTCTCGAGCTGCTCTACGGCGCGGGACTGCGCGTGAGCGAGCTGTGCGCGCTCACCTACGGGCAGATCGATCTCGAAGACGGCATCGCGCGGATCCTCGGCAAGGGGAACAAGGTCCGGCTCTGTCCGCTCGGGAAGGTCGCTACCGCAGTGCTGCGGCACTGGCGCACCAACTTCGCGCGCGACAAGGAACGTTCGTCCCCGGTCGTCGTGAGCGTGCGTCACGAGCCGCTCACGCCGCGCCACGTGCAACTGATGTTGAAGAAATACCTCGCGCTCGCCGGGCTCCCGATGGACCTGACGCCGCACAAGTTGCGGCACTCGTTCGCGACGCATCTGCTCGACCGCGGCGCGGATCTGCGACTCGTGCAGGACCTGCTCGGCCACGAGAGTCTCGCCACGACGCAGGTCTACACGCACGTCGGCATCGCGCGTTTGCAGCAGATCCATCGCAACGCGCATCCGCGGGCATAG